One segment of Oscillospiraceae bacterium MB08-C2-2 DNA contains the following:
- a CDS encoding nuclear transport factor 2 family protein, with protein MRPKEVLQLFVDSFNQADAEALSLLYAKDAVNHQVANEPICGRENIKKFFEDEFAQAKMVCIVENTFEDGQWVIMEWRDPLGLRGCGFFQVVNDKIVFQRGYWDKLSFLKQHGLPIE; from the coding sequence ATGAGGCCAAAAGAAGTCTTGCAGTTGTTTGTTGACTCTTTCAATCAAGCTGATGCCGAAGCATTATCATTGCTTTATGCAAAAGACGCCGTCAATCATCAGGTTGCAAATGAACCAATATGCGGTCGTGAAAATATTAAAAAGTTCTTTGAGGATGAATTTGCTCAAGCCAAGATGGTTTGTATCGTTGAAAATACGTTTGAGGATGGGCAGTGGGTGATCATGGAATGGCGCGATCCCCTTGGGCTAAGAGGTTGTGGCTTTTTTCAGGTTGTGAATGATAAAATTGTTTTCCAGCGTGGCTATTGGGATAAGCTTTCTTTTCTTAAGCAACATGGATTGCCGATCGAATAA
- a CDS encoding isoprenylcysteine carboxylmethyltransferase family protein: protein MVYQILSFATLAAFYSIYIGKMLAQRKKGIQTDHMAKGNKQGSLMTVERLMKLATYSVVVAEAVSILLNRYALAPALRQAGVLIGFAGVAVFGTAVYTMRDSWRAGIPQEDKTAMITDGIYAFSRNPAFVGFYLTYAGILLTFFNWVLLVFTVLSITLLHLQILKEEVFLPTVFGEQYYEYKKQVRRYVGRVKK, encoded by the coding sequence TTGGTTTATCAAATACTATCCTTTGCCACGCTGGCGGCATTTTATTCCATCTATATAGGGAAGATGCTGGCCCAGAGAAAAAAGGGCATACAGACAGACCATATGGCAAAAGGTAACAAGCAAGGTTCTCTCATGACAGTGGAGCGGCTTATGAAGCTGGCGACCTACAGCGTTGTGGTTGCTGAGGCTGTGAGCATTCTTCTGAACCGGTATGCTTTGGCTCCGGCTCTACGTCAAGCGGGTGTTCTGATTGGATTTGCCGGAGTGGCGGTTTTTGGCACGGCGGTTTATACAATGCGAGACAGTTGGCGGGCGGGTATTCCGCAGGAAGATAAAACAGCTATGATTACCGATGGGATATACGCTTTCAGCCGGAATCCGGCGTTTGTGGGATTCTATTTAACCTATGCGGGCATTCTCCTGACTTTCTTCAACTGGGTGCTGTTGGTTTTTACAGTGCTTTCTATCACGCTTCTGCACCTCCAGATTCTCAAGGAAGAAGTGTTTTTGCCGACAGTGTTTGGAGAGCAATATTATGAATATAAAAAACAGGTAAGACGCTATGTGGGCAGGGTGAAAAAATGA
- a CDS encoding ABC-F family ATP-binding cassette domain-containing protein: MSILTVSHVSHGFGARQILKDASFRLLKGEHIGLVGANGEGKTTFLDIITGKRMPDEGTVEWCNHITTGYLDQFSALEKGKTIRDILRSAFAPLYKLEQELLANYDRMGECEGDALEKLMEDVGEIQEILEQSGFYVIDSRIEEYANGLGLGDIGLERDVSELSGGQRAKVLLTKLLLENPMILILDEPTNFLDENHIAWLKRFLQNYENAFILVSHDTPFLNDVVNVIYHVENAVLTRYSGDYEQFRALYDIKRHQLGQAYVKQQKEIAQLEDFVARNKARAATATLARSRQKRLDKMDVIELAMDKPKPVFSFTPARTPSREVIIAKQLVLGYSEPLTRPVDVTVERNQKIAIRGVNGLGKSTLLKTLLGLIPPVSGTVELGQFAEVGYFEQEERGNDNTALVEIWQEFPKMSNGEVRGALARCGLTTEHITTQMRVLSGGENAKVRLCKLMLRPMNLLVLDEPTNHLDVDAKDALRDAIRDYKGTMLLVSHEPEFYSDLVTQVWNVEEWTTKLI; this comes from the coding sequence ATGAGTATATTGACAGTCAGTCATGTCAGTCACGGCTTCGGGGCCAGACAGATTTTAAAAGACGCGTCCTTCCGCTTGCTCAAAGGCGAGCATATCGGCCTTGTGGGCGCAAACGGCGAGGGAAAGACCACCTTTTTAGACATCATCACCGGCAAGCGGATGCCAGATGAGGGAACAGTGGAGTGGTGTAACCACATCACAACAGGGTATCTGGATCAGTTCAGCGCACTGGAGAAAGGAAAAACCATCCGCGATATTCTACGCTCCGCCTTTGCGCCCCTGTACAAGCTGGAGCAGGAGCTGCTGGCAAATTATGACCGGATGGGCGAGTGCGAGGGTGATGCGCTGGAGAAGCTGATGGAGGATGTGGGCGAAATTCAGGAGATTCTGGAGCAGTCCGGTTTCTACGTGATAGATTCCCGCATTGAGGAGTATGCCAACGGTCTGGGGCTGGGGGACATCGGACTGGAACGGGATGTCAGCGAGTTGTCCGGCGGTCAGCGGGCAAAGGTGCTTTTGACGAAGCTTCTGCTGGAAAACCCAATGATCCTGATTCTGGACGAGCCGACTAACTTTCTGGATGAGAACCACATCGCGTGGCTAAAACGGTTCCTGCAGAACTACGAGAACGCCTTCATTCTGGTATCCCACGATACTCCGTTCCTCAACGATGTGGTCAACGTGATCTATCATGTGGAGAACGCTGTGCTGACCCGCTACTCCGGCGACTATGAGCAGTTTCGGGCACTCTATGACATCAAACGCCATCAGCTGGGACAGGCGTATGTGAAGCAGCAGAAGGAGATTGCCCAGCTGGAGGACTTTGTGGCCCGCAATAAGGCCCGTGCTGCCACCGCCACGCTGGCGCGGAGCCGTCAGAAGCGGCTGGACAAGATGGATGTCATTGAACTGGCAATGGACAAGCCCAAGCCTGTCTTCTCTTTCACACCTGCCCGTACCCCTAGCCGCGAGGTCATCATAGCCAAGCAATTGGTGCTGGGTTACAGCGAGCCGCTGACTCGTCCCGTGGATGTGACGGTGGAGCGCAACCAAAAAATCGCCATCCGCGGTGTCAACGGTCTGGGAAAATCTACGCTGCTGAAAACTCTGCTGGGCCTGATTCCGCCGGTGTCCGGTACGGTGGAGTTGGGTCAGTTTGCCGAGGTGGGATACTTCGAGCAGGAGGAGCGGGGCAACGACAACACGGCGCTGGTGGAGATCTGGCAGGAATTCCCCAAAATGAGCAACGGTGAGGTGCGGGGCGCGCTGGCGCGCTGCGGCCTAACCACCGAGCATATTACCACACAGATGCGGGTGCTCTCTGGTGGCGAGAACGCGAAGGTTCGGCTGTGCAAGCTGATGCTGCGCCCCATGAATCTGCTAGTGCTGGACGAACCCACCAACCATCTGGATGTGGACGCGAAGGACGCTCTGCGGGACGCCATCCGTGATTACAAGGGTACCATGCTGCTGGTGAGCCACGAACCGGAGTTTTACAGCGATCTGGTCACACAGGTGTGGAACGTGGAGGAGTGGACAACGAAGCTGATTTGA
- a CDS encoding BlaI/MecI/CopY family transcriptional regulator, which yields MALQVSDFELELMKIIWMNEGPTLYTDIVKALEEKNMSTTKNTIISLLLRLIDKGFLKSNKIGRKNKYTALVSEAEYQAEQTKTFLDKIYEGSAKEMIATLIQKEMISLDDYEDLKAQWKAGDME from the coding sequence ATGGCATTGCAAGTATCAGATTTTGAATTAGAACTTATGAAAATCATATGGATGAACGAGGGACCAACCCTATATACCGATATTGTAAAAGCACTCGAAGAAAAGAATATGTCTACCACAAAGAACACAATTATCTCTCTGCTTTTACGCCTTATTGATAAAGGTTTTCTCAAGTCAAACAAAATAGGCCGCAAAAACAAATATACCGCGCTTGTTTCTGAAGCGGAATACCAAGCGGAGCAGACCAAAACGTTTCTTGATAAGATTTACGAGGGTAGTGCCAAAGAAATGATCGCTACCTTAATTCAAAAAGAGATGATTTCGCTTGACGATTACGAAGACTTAAAAGCACAATGGAAAGCCGGTGACATGGAATGA
- a CDS encoding flavodoxin family protein translates to MKITVINGTEVKGCTYQIKEAFLESLRAENEIKEFYLPKDMPHFCTGCKNCFFKSESHCPHALYVRPIWEAMLEADLLVFASPVYALRTTAQMKALLDHLCVHWMVHRPDDRMFAKRAVILTNAIGVFNGGAQKDIATSLTWLGISDIRKMGVGLLEGVIWQELSAKRRHEIIRKAQRLSWRCHKVKPASKGIRIGLLFEMTRMLHQAVAKKEIPLSADNRHWVQKGWIQVKAIGAETN, encoded by the coding sequence ATGAAAATCACGGTGATCAACGGTACAGAGGTTAAAGGCTGTACCTACCAGATCAAAGAAGCCTTTTTGGAATCTTTGCGTGCCGAAAATGAAATCAAAGAGTTTTATTTACCCAAGGATATGCCCCATTTTTGCACAGGCTGTAAAAACTGCTTCTTTAAAAGTGAGAGCCACTGCCCGCATGCGCTGTATGTGCGGCCCATTTGGGAGGCCATGCTGGAAGCCGATTTGCTGGTGTTTGCCTCTCCGGTTTATGCCCTGCGAACCACAGCCCAAATGAAGGCGCTGCTGGATCACCTGTGCGTGCATTGGATGGTGCACCGGCCGGACGATAGAATGTTCGCCAAACGAGCCGTTATTCTGACCAATGCAATTGGCGTGTTTAATGGGGGCGCCCAGAAGGATATTGCCACCAGTCTCACATGGCTGGGCATTTCAGATATCAGAAAAATGGGTGTGGGGCTTTTAGAAGGTGTTATCTGGCAGGAGCTTTCCGCCAAGCGGCGCCATGAAATTATTCGTAAAGCCCAAAGGCTGTCTTGGCGCTGTCACAAGGTAAAGCCTGCCAGCAAAGGAATTCGGATTGGGTTGCTGTTTGAGATGACGCGAATGCTCCATCAGGCTGTTGCCAAAAAAGAGATTCCACTCTCTGCCGATAATCGGCATTGGGTGCAAAAGGGTTGGATTCAGGTGAAAGCTATAGGTGCTGAAACGAATTAG
- a CDS encoding tyrosine-type recombinase/integrase, whose protein sequence is MAYQALEKPQTQYQHNTNLRDIAVLELLFATGLRVSELCSITPQSIDLKNGFVKVQGKGAKERIVFISNIDALSALRTYKNTYCKIISDTDWFFINRLGNRLNEQSVRIMIDVYANRAKIPEHITPHMIRHSFATLMQKRM, encoded by the coding sequence GTGGCCTATCAAGCTTTAGAGAAGCCCCAAACCCAATATCAACACAATACAAACCTACGCGACATTGCTGTGTTGGAACTGCTGTTTGCAACGGGTCTGCGTGTGTCAGAGTTGTGTTCAATCACGCCTCAAAGCATAGATCTTAAAAATGGCTTTGTTAAGGTTCAAGGCAAAGGCGCAAAAGAACGAATCGTTTTTATCAGCAATATCGATGCATTATCTGCTTTACGAACCTATAAGAATACTTACTGCAAGATCATTTCAGACACAGATTGGTTTTTTATCAATCGTTTGGGAAATCGGTTAAATGAGCAATCGGTGCGAATTATGATCGATGTTTATGCAAACAGGGCAAAAATCCCTGAGCACATTACCCCTCATATGATTAGACATTCATTTGCAACTCTAATGCAGAAGAGGATGTAG
- a CDS encoding tyrosine-type recombinase/integrase yields MTPSVKQALSKWLPVRNSMNIDTNALFISRNHQRLSTRSIQNVVKKHILASGINPEGLSTHKLRHTSATLMYKYGHVDIRSLQQILGHESIATTEIYTHVDDNQLQAAVNSNPLAMMFS; encoded by the coding sequence ATGACGCCATCAGTAAAGCAAGCCTTGTCAAAGTGGCTTCCTGTACGCAACTCCATGAATATAGATACCAATGCACTATTTATTTCCCGGAATCACCAGAGGCTTTCTACTCGTTCTATTCAAAATGTTGTTAAAAAGCATATTCTTGCTTCTGGCATTAATCCAGAAGGTCTATCCACCCACAAGCTCCGACACACGTCTGCAACTCTTATGTATAAATATGGTCATGTAGATATTCGATCATTACAACAAATTCTTGGCCATGAAAGTATTGCTACAACAGAAATATATACGCATGTCGACGACAATCAACTTCAAGCTGCCGTTAACTCCAATCCCTTAGCCATGATGTTCAGCTGA
- a CDS encoding 4Fe-4S binding protein yields MAYFINDECISCGACESECPVSCISEGEGKFVIDEGACIDCGSCAGVCPVQAPNPR; encoded by the coding sequence ATGGCATATTTTATCAATGATGAGTGCATTAGCTGTGGCGCCTGCGAATCCGAGTGCCCTGTCAGCTGCATTTCCGAGGGCGAAGGCAAGTTTGTTATCGATGAGGGTGCTTGTATCGACTGCGGTTCCTGCGCTGGCGTGTGCCCTGTTCAGGCTCCCAATCCTCGCTAA
- a CDS encoding M56 family metallopeptidase — MNEFLKVFLSLSFSGTLLILILLLCKPLFRKKLSKSWQYYIWLIVIVRLLLPLTPDTSLVGNFFQKIDSAPAPTVFVPSEDLQQKTPSGDITISSDVANETQSVPTARPSGNVLQIVPQKLWLIWIIVAVALLMRKITVYQSFVNYLRAGQTELTDMEKWEQFGKLVAQSGVKAPVNIYTNSLISSPLLIGFFRPCIMLPTAELSKSDFEYTVLHELTHFKRRDLFYKWLVQLTICLHWFNPFVYLMSREINCACELSCDEAVVRSLDKDGRRAYGDTLLNAIGIGGSYKNAIASMTLTESKKLLQERLDSIMTFKKKSKIAVCASVFLAAFLLCGSAFAGAYTAKGDANGSVKKLLENTGRLSGGEIPKSAEKIEISCDINNGGVDILPASNNKIEVSYDDKYYDVSITRKADKWLVRVSGKVAMMGTTDDVKLYLPNIKRVMDINVNNGNLSYDLPENSMDIISVTALNAGLNFTSANKYANSAISLTATDKDFLKYELPVYPSYFTKTDSGFQYENGTKVNQIGIKLTGYTGVNFAEHPASANEGAVKKKTDDNDNYAKRDSNRTFTYNDSLAHLLEYAQWGIKESDGIFYYNNVRIRIFIDKRADGSFENAFMDDDGKIDIRLIRDKGGKIIRVGKISKEEAAEFSSDFDDTFQFGEEMNKIGAEFEFEFGNKINRLEKDEIPTKVQEAIRTSCTGTDFFIIKGNDRQYLYYNNLSTGYAYEIKDKTVNIVSMRNLKKATVLLEFPADWNLSVQYNSKAVTCYTVQI; from the coding sequence ATGAATGAATTCTTGAAAGTCTTTTTGTCGCTCTCCTTTTCTGGAACGCTGCTCATTTTGATTCTGCTTTTATGCAAGCCGCTCTTTCGCAAAAAACTAAGTAAATCGTGGCAGTATTATATCTGGCTGATTGTAATAGTACGGCTCTTACTCCCTCTCACGCCGGATACCAGCCTTGTCGGGAATTTTTTTCAAAAGATAGATTCCGCCCCTGCACCAACCGTATTTGTGCCAAGTGAGGACTTACAGCAAAAAACACCGTCGGGAGATATTACGATCTCCTCCGATGTGGCGAACGAAACACAATCCGTGCCAACGGCAAGACCAAGTGGAAACGTCTTGCAAATAGTACCACAAAAACTCTGGCTAATCTGGATCATAGTGGCGGTGGCGCTCTTGATGCGTAAGATTACGGTCTATCAGAGTTTCGTAAATTATTTACGGGCGGGGCAAACTGAACTTACGGATATGGAAAAGTGGGAGCAATTCGGCAAACTCGTTGCCCAGTCGGGGGTTAAAGCGCCAGTGAACATTTACACTAACAGCTTGATTTCTTCTCCGCTTTTGATTGGCTTTTTCCGTCCTTGTATTATGTTGCCAACAGCGGAACTTTCTAAATCTGACTTTGAGTATACGGTGCTGCATGAGCTCACGCATTTTAAGCGGCGTGATCTATTTTATAAATGGCTTGTACAGTTAACAATCTGTCTGCACTGGTTTAACCCATTTGTATATCTGATGAGCCGAGAAATTAACTGCGCTTGTGAATTATCTTGTGATGAAGCGGTAGTGCGCTCGCTTGACAAAGACGGCCGCCGTGCTTATGGTGATACCCTACTGAATGCTATAGGAATAGGCGGTAGTTATAAAAACGCAATCGCATCCATGACCCTTACAGAGAGCAAAAAGCTCTTGCAAGAAAGGCTGGATTCCATAATGACATTTAAGAAAAAATCAAAAATCGCTGTTTGCGCATCTGTCTTTCTCGCAGCGTTTTTGCTGTGCGGTTCGGCATTTGCGGGCGCGTATACCGCGAAAGGAGACGCTAATGGCAGCGTAAAAAAACTCCTCGAAAATACCGGACGCTTAAGCGGTGGAGAAATACCGAAAAGCGCAGAGAAAATCGAGATTTCCTGTGATATCAATAATGGCGGAGTGGATATATTGCCTGCTTCCAATAATAAAATCGAAGTAAGCTACGATGATAAATACTATGATGTAAGTATCACACGAAAGGCAGACAAATGGCTTGTTCGTGTCTCAGGCAAAGTAGCAATGATGGGCACAACGGACGATGTTAAACTATATCTGCCAAATATAAAGCGTGTTATGGATATCAATGTGAACAATGGTAACTTGAGTTACGACTTGCCCGAAAACTCGATGGATATAATAAGCGTCACCGCCCTAAATGCAGGTTTGAATTTTACGTCTGCGAACAAGTACGCAAATAGTGCCATATCCTTAACAGCAACAGACAAAGACTTTCTAAAATATGAGCTGCCCGTATATCCAAGCTATTTCACGAAAACAGATTCTGGCTTTCAATATGAAAACGGCACAAAAGTAAATCAAATCGGCATCAAACTTACAGGGTATACTGGCGTTAACTTTGCCGAGCATCCAGCATCGGCAAACGAGGGCGCCGTAAAGAAAAAAACAGATGATAACGATAATTACGCAAAACGGGACTCGAACAGAACCTTCACTTACAACGATTCTCTGGCTCACTTATTAGAATACGCACAGTGGGGCATTAAAGAATCGGACGGCATCTTCTACTATAACAATGTGCGGATTCGGATATTTATAGATAAGAGAGCGGACGGTTCTTTTGAAAATGCCTTTATGGACGATGATGGGAAAATAGACATACGTTTGATCCGTGACAAAGGCGGCAAAATCATCAGAGTAGGAAAGATAAGCAAAGAGGAAGCAGCAGAATTTTCAAGTGATTTTGACGACACTTTTCAGTTTGGGGAGGAAATGAATAAAATAGGCGCCGAATTTGAGTTTGAGTTTGGGAATAAAATTAACCGTTTAGAAAAAGATGAGATACCCACCAAGGTACAAGAGGCTATCCGCACGTCTTGTACGGGTACAGATTTTTTTATCATCAAGGGAAATGACAGGCAGTATTTATACTATAATAACCTGTCTACCGGTTACGCTTATGAAATTAAAGATAAGACTGTAAATATCGTCAGTATGAGAAACTTGAAAAAGGCTACTGTTCTGCTTGAATTTCCCGCCGATTGGAATTTGAGCGTACAGTATAATTCTAAGGCTGTGACTTGTTACACTGTACAAATATAA
- a CDS encoding site-specific integrase: MQSDKTCPILEQYLDYLVIIKGQSQNTILEYRMDLLQFFRYVAVQRGITETHFQFADADFIRSIQLTDMYGFISYHLETLHNSPGTRCRKIVSIRQFWKHLKAKAHIIDNNIAEGLETPTLPKRIVRCMTLKESVRLLIQAGSSSVRDNCILTIFLNCALRLSELAALNVEQIENDVLTVIGKGNKE, encoded by the coding sequence ATGCAGTCTGATAAAACTTGCCCAATACTAGAGCAGTATCTAGATTATCTCGTTATAATCAAAGGCCAAAGCCAAAATACAATCCTTGAATACAGAATGGACTTGCTTCAGTTTTTCCGATATGTTGCAGTGCAAAGAGGCATTACTGAAACACATTTTCAGTTTGCAGATGCAGATTTTATTCGTTCCATACAATTAACAGATATGTACGGCTTCATTTCATATCATCTGGAAACGCTTCATAATTCTCCGGGTACACGATGCAGAAAGATCGTGTCAATTCGGCAGTTTTGGAAGCATCTCAAAGCTAAGGCTCATATCATTGATAACAACATTGCCGAAGGATTGGAGACACCAACGCTACCAAAGCGTATTGTTCGCTGTATGACCTTAAAGGAATCGGTGCGGCTTCTAATTCAAGCAGGCTCCAGTTCTGTACGCGATAATTGCATCCTCACAATATTTCTAAACTGTGCTCTGCGCCTATCTGAATTGGCGGCACTTAACGTCGAGCAGATTGAAAATGATGTTTTAACTGTCATTGGAAAAGGCAACAAAGAGTGA
- a CDS encoding 6-hydroxymethylpterin diphosphokinase MptE-like protein yields the protein MFVTKDFTQPEKMLIQMETLPKDEPITVEISRDGLPVVRVEQGDKKLYLGSKYSAAGDVQQVVAEAAEMLPNSTVIVFGLGNGEYIKKITPTFLNNNLLVILEPNLEVIRAFLAGSGVRRIKRGDPVILYHVSEEDLPAISRHIQQDSNRSIKFIVHPGYTRAYPQLVKSAAAMVVESQKSIILEDNTWDLFVYDWVDNPIRNIRYIPSAYPLNDFVETQKGCPAVIVSAGPSLSKNIHLLEKVKEQFVIISGGRPLRPLLDLNIHPDFVCIIDAGKASFNLVDGVLPKADTTLIHYDRIPADIFEQYQGRHVFYTDNPAYDKIFGRPIGNMITGTTVAHASVFAALNMGCNPIIFIGQDLAFTDDRNHAGLTSFDFDKQDQKKLVEADDNVWVEDIHGGQVKTSHLYNQFRQTIEEIITQNPGTTFINATQGGANIKGTAVMDLDEAIRLYENAPVKNLDFENHEKIGHQEEFEDYKRGLLKKYQDMGKEIEGAFDYSDKLLIAESAGNSAGMYKHSKRLNKLENKMSRLVSEDSMLQSLVASSFKKIKRNNELLLTGRETVREAALKGYERRSELYSAYKVASAYLVKMLKKELGLWTEEDERLDQEQAQMPQGGAAPLSLVESMNIAGMSAALKDALKDWEEIANGNDQSR from the coding sequence ATGTTTGTCACCAAGGATTTTACCCAGCCTGAAAAAATGCTGATTCAGATGGAGACCCTCCCCAAGGATGAACCCATTACCGTAGAAATCAGCCGGGATGGGCTGCCGGTGGTGCGGGTAGAGCAGGGGGATAAAAAGCTGTATTTAGGCAGTAAATACAGCGCCGCCGGGGATGTGCAGCAGGTGGTGGCAGAGGCCGCTGAAATGCTGCCCAACAGCACTGTGATTGTGTTTGGCCTTGGCAATGGGGAATACATAAAGAAAATTACCCCCACCTTTTTAAACAACAACTTGCTGGTTATTCTGGAGCCGAATCTGGAGGTTATCCGTGCCTTTCTGGCCGGGTCAGGGGTGCGGCGCATCAAGCGGGGAGACCCGGTTATCCTATACCATGTATCGGAAGAGGATTTGCCGGCAATTTCCCGCCACATTCAACAGGATAGCAACCGAAGCATAAAATTTATAGTACACCCCGGTTATACCCGGGCCTATCCCCAGTTGGTCAAATCCGCTGCTGCTATGGTGGTGGAAAGCCAGAAAAGCATTATACTCGAGGATAACACATGGGATTTGTTTGTGTATGACTGGGTGGATAACCCCATTCGCAACATCCGCTATATACCCAGCGCTTACCCTTTGAATGACTTTGTAGAAACCCAGAAGGGATGCCCGGCGGTTATTGTTTCGGCGGGACCCTCCTTATCTAAAAATATCCACCTGCTTGAAAAGGTGAAGGAACAGTTTGTTATTATTTCGGGTGGACGGCCCTTGCGGCCGCTTTTGGATTTGAATATCCACCCGGATTTTGTATGCATCATCGATGCGGGAAAGGCCTCCTTCAATTTGGTGGATGGTGTTTTGCCCAAAGCGGATACCACCCTTATCCATTACGACAGAATCCCCGCCGATATTTTTGAGCAATATCAGGGGCGGCATGTTTTTTATACCGATAACCCCGCCTATGATAAGATTTTCGGGCGGCCCATCGGCAATATGATTACCGGCACCACGGTGGCGCATGCTTCGGTTTTCGCCGCTTTGAATATGGGCTGCAACCCCATCATTTTTATCGGGCAGGATTTGGCCTTTACCGATGACCGGAACCATGCCGGGCTCACCAGCTTTGATTTTGATAAGCAGGATCAGAAAAAGCTGGTGGAAGCGGATGATAATGTTTGGGTTGAGGATATCCACGGTGGGCAGGTAAAAACCAGCCACCTGTATAATCAGTTCCGCCAGACCATTGAAGAGATTATTACCCAGAATCCTGGTACCACCTTTATCAATGCCACCCAGGGCGGAGCCAACATTAAGGGCACGGCGGTAATGGATTTGGATGAGGCCATCCGACTGTATGAAAACGCGCCGGTAAAAAATCTGGATTTTGAGAATCATGAGAAAATTGGCCATCAAGAGGAATTTGAGGATTATAAACGAGGCCTGCTCAAAAAATACCAGGATATGGGCAAAGAGATTGAGGGAGCTTTTGACTACAGCGATAAGCTGCTCATTGCAGAAAGCGCCGGGAACAGTGCGGGGATGTATAAGCATTCCAAACGGCTCAATAAGCTGGAAAATAAAATGAGCCGGCTGGTTTCGGAGGATTCTATGCTGCAATCTCTGGTGGCTTCCTCCTTCAAGAAAATTAAGCGCAACAATGAATTGCTTCTTACCGGACGAGAAACGGTTCGAGAGGCGGCTCTCAAAGGTTATGAGCGCAGAAGTGAGCTGTATTCTGCCTATAAAGTAGCCAGTGCCTATCTGGTAAAAATGCTCAAGAAAGAGCTGGGCCTTTGGACAGAGGAGGACGAGAGACTGGATCAGGAGCAAGCTCAAATGCCGCAGGGTGGAGCTGCCCCTTTGTCACTGGTGGAGAGCATGAATATAGCCGGTATGAGTGCCGCATTAAAAGATGCTTTGAAAGACTGGGAGGAAATCGCCAATGGAAATGACCAATCCCGCTGA
- a CDS encoding M24 family metallopeptidase codes for MSRIIESNRKVEAVRKKLAELDVNAVVIRKQCNFSWITAGGRGFIGLASENACGCIVVSKDAVYLFANNIEAPRLANEELPEGFAQVVSTLWENDGTLNQLIADKVGTFVEDSALEPFFKEQRTLLCEEEIQRYRVLAKETVEVVEQVCRELPQGATEVEIAGMLAQGFWKRAIEPITLLVAADDRSNHVRHYVPTEKKVQKGVILSVCARRHGLIVSATRIVAFDKAFAAGYRNLLKVEADMFDSIKAGNRISDVFAAGCASYASNGLPEEWQNHHQGGLTGYVAREIRADHSTGTEILVNQAYAFNPSVKGAKCEDTVLVTEQGLEFLTDPTAQWPCIQQSGYRRADVLCR; via the coding sequence GTGTCAAGAATCATTGAAAGCAACCGCAAGGTTGAGGCAGTGCGGAAAAAGCTGGCAGAGCTGGATGTCAATGCCGTGGTCATCCGCAAGCAGTGCAATTTCTCATGGATTACCGCAGGAGGGCGTGGCTTTATCGGGCTGGCATCTGAGAATGCCTGCGGCTGTATTGTGGTGAGCAAGGATGCAGTCTACCTGTTTGCCAATAACATTGAAGCCCCCCGGCTTGCCAATGAGGAGCTGCCCGAGGGTTTTGCACAAGTAGTCAGCACTCTGTGGGAAAACGATGGCACACTGAACCAGCTGATTGCCGATAAGGTCGGCACTTTTGTGGAGGATAGTGCTCTGGAGCCTTTCTTTAAGGAACAGCGCACCCTTTTGTGTGAAGAAGAAATTCAGCGTTACCGTGTTCTGGCCAAAGAAACGGTGGAGGTTGTGGAGCAGGTCTGCCGGGAGCTCCCTCAAGGTGCCACCGAGGTGGAGATTGCGGGAATGCTGGCTCAGGGCTTTTGGAAGCGTGCCATTGAGCCGATCACGCTGCTGGTTGCAGCCGATGACCGCAGTAATCATGTTCGCCATTATGTTCCCACTGAGAAAAAGGTTCAGAAAGGCGTAATCCTTTCTGTGTGTGCAAGACGGCATGGCCTCATCGTTTCCGCTACCCGCATCGTGGCCTTTGACAAGGCTTTTGCCGCAGGCTATCGCAACCTGCTCAAGGTGGAGGCGGATATGTTTGACAGCATTAAAGCAGGCAACCGTATTTCTGATGTTTTTGCCGCAGGCTGTGCTTCTTATGCCAGCAACGGTCTGCCGGAAGAATGGCAGAACCATCATCAGGGCGGGCTGACCGGCTATGTAGCTCGGGAAATCCGTGCAGACCACAGCACAGGGACCGAAATTCTTGTTAATCAAGCCTATGCCTTTAATCCTTCTGTTAAAGGCGCCAAGTGTGAGGATACCGTTCTGGTGACCGAACAAGGGCTTGAATTTCTTACAGACCCCACCGCACAGTGGCCCTGCATCCAGCAGAGTGGCTACCGCCGGGCCGATGTGCTCTGCCGATAA